A genomic segment from Verrucomicrobiota bacterium encodes:
- a CDS encoding SIS domain-containing protein produces MSIQASLEESIRAIRMITGLEAEVQRAADRLRTALLSGHKVLTCGNGGSAADSSHLATEIACRFIQDRRPFPAISLSAEGGLLTATGNDYSFDEVFARQVMAYGRPGDVLVALSTSGRSPNVVRALEQARAQGVSSIVLLGRDGGRCRGLGEIELLVPHDTTARIQEAHKVIIHLLCELIEPDLQKAS; encoded by the coding sequence ATGTCGATCCAAGCTAGCCTCGAAGAATCGATACGCGCCATCCGGATGATCACCGGCTTGGAGGCCGAAGTGCAACGTGCGGCTGACCGGTTGCGGACCGCTCTGTTGAGCGGCCATAAGGTTCTGACCTGCGGCAACGGCGGCAGCGCCGCCGACAGCTCCCATCTTGCCACGGAGATCGCGTGCAGGTTCATTCAGGATCGCCGTCCGTTTCCGGCGATCAGCCTGAGCGCGGAAGGCGGGTTATTAACGGCAACCGGAAACGATTATTCGTTTGACGAAGTGTTCGCCCGCCAGGTGATGGCCTACGGGCGGCCCGGCGACGTACTGGTAGCCCTCTCCACCAGCGGGCGGTCTCCGAACGTGGTACGGGCGTTGGAACAGGCGCGAGCCCAGGGGGTCTCAAGTATCGTCCTCCTGGGGCGCGACGGGGGTCGCTGCCGTGGCCTGGGTGAGATCGAACTCCTGGTTCCGCACGACACGACCGCCAGAATCCAGGAAGCGCACAAAGTGATCATTCACCTTCTCTGCGAACTCATCGAACCCGACCTTCAGAAAGCGAGTTAA
- a CDS encoding prepilin peptidase, with product MSVLSTLLTVMSLVFGAFIGSFLGCVVYRLPRGISLVRPARSFCPGCRRTIPWYRNVPVFGWLFLRGRCPDCGARISLRYPLIEGATAVLFWLAAATFPPAQAVVFWLFFALLLAAAFIDVEHLIIPDRLTFPGTALGIACSALVPALHGAATWTGGITAALAGAAVGYGILYAISYFGKLAFGRFNVISPEPIEFRFQTSAEGGREFVFAEEVCPWDELFFRKKDRIRIEALTLVINQSPSDAREVVVTRDSLAVGGRTIPLSEITDFAGTTKKAQFPREAMGLGDVKLMAVIGAFLGWPGVVFSIAAASLLGTMIGASLLLLRRSRNTQIPFGPYLALGAITWSLTGPRIAGWYLMLVTGNG from the coding sequence ATGAGCGTTTTGAGTACCCTCCTGACCGTGATGAGCCTGGTATTCGGGGCTTTCATCGGCTCGTTCCTTGGCTGCGTAGTTTACCGGTTGCCGCGCGGCATCTCGCTGGTCCGGCCCGCGCGCTCCTTTTGTCCCGGCTGCCGGCGAACGATTCCCTGGTACCGGAATGTCCCGGTGTTCGGATGGCTGTTTCTGCGCGGCCGCTGTCCGGACTGCGGGGCAAGGATCAGCTTGCGGTACCCGTTGATCGAGGGAGCGACGGCGGTGCTTTTCTGGCTGGCGGCGGCAACGTTTCCACCGGCGCAAGCCGTGGTTTTCTGGCTGTTTTTTGCGCTCCTGCTGGCTGCGGCCTTTATCGATGTCGAACACCTGATCATCCCGGATCGTTTGACGTTTCCGGGAACGGCGCTCGGCATTGCGTGCAGCGCCCTGGTACCGGCCCTGCATGGGGCCGCGACCTGGACCGGAGGCATCACGGCGGCGCTGGCCGGCGCGGCGGTCGGATACGGTATCCTGTATGCAATCAGCTATTTCGGTAAGCTCGCGTTCGGCAGGTTCAACGTGATCTCGCCCGAACCGATCGAGTTCCGGTTCCAGACGTCTGCCGAGGGCGGCCGTGAGTTCGTGTTTGCCGAAGAAGTGTGCCCGTGGGACGAGCTGTTCTTCCGGAAAAAGGACCGGATTCGGATCGAGGCGCTGACCCTTGTCATAAACCAGTCGCCGAGCGATGCCCGGGAGGTGGTGGTCACGCGGGATTCGCTGGCCGTCGGTGGCCGCACGATCCCGCTTTCGGAGATAACCGATTTTGCCGGCACCACGAAAAAGGCCCAGTTTCCGCGCGAAGCAATGGGGCTTGGGGACGTGAAACTCATGGCGGTAATCGGCGCATTCCTCGGGTGGCCCGGCGTGGTCTTCAGCATTGCCGCGGCATCCCTGCTCGGCACCATGATCGGCGCCTCTTTACTGTTGCTGCGCCGGTCCCGGAACACCCAGATTCCTTTCGGGCCATACCTCGCGCTTGGGGCAATCACCTGGAGCCTGACCGGCCCGCGAATCGCAGGCTGGTACCTGATGCTGGTGACGGGTAACGGGTAA
- the recN gene encoding DNA repair protein RecN, which yields MPATLRSLRIRHLALVESLDWSVKPGFNVVTGETGAGKSIILGALTLVLGERADKSLIRTGADQCSVEATFDLGDTSKLNLFLEEHGIEPCEEGQLLLKRVFTGSGTNRQFINGSQTTLANLREVGAGLVDLHGPHDHQSLFSRDQQRAIIDAYADADELLQRFGAEFSEFTRLREELETLASETSDQNLALWRFQHQELTIAELRAGELAELQNRYNVAANARRILELTAAVSEGLSQADDSILNRLGEIARQLRELERLDPATAPFVNQYEAAAVEIEELERAVSDYQRRVEIDPEALHEMESRLNLLQSLQRKYHGNEDDLIGLREELGGRLARFDRRDEIRQELEVKLAAQRQKAILWAKQLSERRRAAAAKLAPTVQRHLTELGFKQSHFEVHLETPEELAPYGFDMVEFLFAPNPGEAPKPLRAIASSGEISRVMLAIKTALAAEDLIGLLVFDEIDANVGGEVANAVGAKMRAIAESRQVLAITHMPQVASAAATHFCVSKDIIDGRTRTTLRPVTGEERIQEIARMLGGRSKLALEHARELLTRRPR from the coding sequence GGACTGGAGCGTTAAACCAGGCTTCAACGTCGTGACCGGCGAGACGGGCGCGGGCAAGTCCATCATCCTCGGCGCGCTTACCCTGGTGCTGGGTGAACGCGCGGACAAATCCCTGATCCGGACCGGGGCCGACCAGTGTTCGGTCGAGGCGACCTTTGACCTCGGCGACACCTCGAAGCTCAACCTCTTCTTGGAAGAGCACGGAATTGAGCCCTGCGAAGAGGGACAGTTGCTGCTCAAGCGGGTGTTTACCGGCAGCGGAACCAACCGCCAGTTCATCAACGGCAGCCAGACGACCCTCGCCAACCTGCGTGAAGTCGGGGCGGGCCTCGTTGATCTCCATGGCCCGCACGATCACCAGTCGCTCTTCTCCCGCGACCAGCAGCGCGCGATCATTGACGCTTACGCGGATGCCGATGAGCTTTTGCAGCGGTTCGGCGCGGAATTTTCCGAGTTCACCCGGTTGCGGGAAGAGCTCGAGACGCTGGCGAGCGAAACTTCCGACCAGAACCTGGCCCTGTGGCGGTTCCAGCACCAGGAACTTACCATTGCCGAACTGCGCGCCGGCGAACTTGCCGAACTGCAGAACCGCTACAACGTCGCGGCAAACGCCCGCCGCATCCTGGAGCTCACGGCCGCCGTCAGTGAAGGGTTGAGCCAGGCCGACGATTCGATTTTGAACCGGCTGGGCGAGATCGCACGGCAGCTCCGTGAACTGGAACGGCTCGATCCGGCGACCGCACCCTTTGTGAACCAGTACGAGGCGGCTGCCGTCGAAATCGAGGAGCTCGAACGGGCGGTGTCGGATTATCAAAGGCGCGTCGAGATTGACCCGGAAGCGCTCCACGAAATGGAGTCGCGGCTGAACCTGCTCCAGTCGCTGCAGCGCAAGTACCACGGCAACGAGGACGATCTCATCGGCCTGCGCGAAGAGCTCGGCGGCAGGCTAGCACGTTTCGACCGGCGGGACGAGATCCGGCAGGAATTGGAGGTAAAACTGGCGGCTCAGCGCCAGAAAGCAATCCTCTGGGCCAAGCAGTTGTCTGAAAGACGGCGCGCCGCCGCGGCGAAGCTCGCCCCTACCGTTCAGCGTCACCTGACCGAACTAGGCTTCAAACAGTCGCACTTCGAAGTGCACCTCGAAACGCCGGAGGAACTTGCTCCCTACGGCTTTGACATGGTCGAGTTCCTCTTTGCGCCGAATCCCGGGGAAGCGCCCAAGCCGTTGCGGGCCATCGCGTCGAGCGGCGAGATTTCCCGGGTGATGCTGGCAATCAAAACGGCGTTGGCGGCTGAAGACCTCATCGGGCTTCTGGTTTTCGATGAAATTGACGCCAACGTCGGTGGCGAAGTTGCCAACGCGGTCGGCGCGAAAATGCGCGCCATTGCCGAATCGCGCCAGGTGCTGGCCATCACCCACATGCCCCAGGTTGCGTCCGCCGCCGCCACCCACTTCTGCGTGAGCAAGGACATCATCGACGGGCGCACCCGCACCACGCTGCGGCCGGTGACGGGGGAGGAGCGCATCCAGGAAATCGCCCGCATGCTCGGCGGAAGATCGAAGCTCGCCCTGGAACACGCGCGCGAGCTGCTCACACGGCGGCCACGGTGA